From the genome of Vicia villosa cultivar HV-30 ecotype Madison, WI linkage group LG2, Vvil1.0, whole genome shotgun sequence, one region includes:
- the LOC131646601 gene encoding abscisic acid receptor PYL1, which yields MEKAESSTATASTSDQDSDEKHHTLHHLTVPPGLTHHEFDSLASFVTEHHTYLIGPGQCSTLLAQRIHAPPETAWSVVRSFDKPQIYKHFIKSCSLKDGFQMKVGCTRDVNVISGLPAATSTERLDLLDDEQRVTGFSITGGEHRLRNYRSVTSVHGFDDGDGEIQTVVLESYIVDVPEGNTEEDTRLFADTVVKLNLQKLASVTEGKNRNGDGKSH from the coding sequence ATGGAGAAAGCCGAGAGCTCCACCGCCACCGCCTCCACCTCCGACCAAGACTCCGACGAAAAGCACCACACACTCCACCACCTAACAGTTCCACCAGGTCTAACTCACCACGAGTTCGACTCACTCGCCTCCTTCGTCACCGAACACCACACCTACCTCATAGGTCCCGGCCAATGCTCCACCTTACTCGCTCAACGAATCCACGCGCCTCCCGAAACCGCCTGGTCCGTCGTCCGCAGCTTCGACAAGCCGCAAATCTACAAACACTTCATCAAAAGCTGCTCTCTCAAAGACGGTTTCCAAATGAAAGTCGGTTGCACCAGAGACGTCAATGTCATCTCCGGTCTCCCTGCCGCAACCAGCACCGAGAGACTCGACCTTCTCGATGACGAACAACGCGTCACCGGATTCAGTATCACCGGCGGTGAACATCGCTTGAGAAACTACCGTTCTGTTACCTCCGTTCACGGTTTTGATGACGGTGACGGTGAGATCCAGACGGTTGTTCTTGAATCTTATATAGTTGATGTTCCTGAAGGTAACACCGAAGAGGATACGCGTCTTTTTGCTGATACCGTTGTGAAGCTTAATCTTCAGAAGCTTGCGTCTGTCACCGAAGGAAAGAACCGTAACGGTGACGGTAAGTCACATTAG